From the genome of Corallococcus macrosporus DSM 14697:
ACCTCGCGGAGAACGACGACTTCGTCAAGATGTTCCTGGACGAGGCGCGCATCGCCGCCCGGCTCAACCACCCCAACGTGGTGCAGATCTTCGACCTGGGGGCCCAGGACGACTCCTTCTTCATCGCCATGGAGTACATCCACGGCGACGACCTGCGGCAGCTCTGGAAGCACTCGGAGTTGATGGGGCAGCCGCTGCCGGTGCCGCTGGTGTGCCGCATCCTCATCGAGGCGTGCGCGGGCCTGGACTACGCGCACAAGCGCACGGACCCGACGACGGGCCGGCCGCTGGGCATCGTCCACCGCGACGTGTCCCCCCAGAACATCCTCGTCACGTTCGAGGGCGGGGTGAAGGTGGTGGACTTCGGCATCGCCAAGGCGGCGGACCAGGCCACGGTGACGCGCTCCGGGGTGCTGAAGGGGAAGTACTCGTACATGTCGCCGGAGCAGGCGGCGGGCATGCGGGTGGACTGCCGCGCGGACATCTTCGCGTTGGGCATCGTCCTCTACGAGCTGCTCACCGGCACGCGGCTGTTCAAGCGGCCCAACGACATCCAGACGCTGACGGCGGTGTCGGAGTGCCGGGTGGTGCCACCCTCGCAGGTGACGCCGCGCGTGCCGGCGGACCTGGACGCCATCGTCCTCAAGGCGCTCGCGAAGGACCTGTCGGAGCGGTACCAGGAGGCGGCGCAGCTCCAGCACGCGCTGGAGGAGTGGCTGGCGCGGCACCACGCGCCCGCGACGTCCGCGCACCTGTCCGCCTTCGTGAAGGAGGTCTTCGCGGAGCGGCTGGCCGAGGAGGCACGGGCCGGCGACGTGCTGGGCGAGGACCTGGATTCAGGCGGCTCGCGGCCGGAGTCCCCGCCGCGCCGCACCGGGCTCAGGCCCGCGCTGCCGCCCCGGCCGCCGCCGCTGTCCCCGGAGGATGACGCCACGGCGGCGCTGCGCCCGCGCCCGCCGTCGCGGACGGGCCGCTTCGAACTGGAGCCGGAGAAGCCCGCGCCGCGCCCGACGGGCCGCTTCGAGCCGGAGCCGGAGCCCCGGCCCGCGCCGCGCCTGACGGGCCGCTCCGAACCGGAGCCGGAGCCCCGGCCCGCGCCGCGCCTGACGGGGCAGCGCCGGGCGGTGGAGCCGGAGCGGCCCTCGCGCTCCGGCATGGGCGCGCTGCCGCCGTTGCCGCCGCCCGTGGAGGAGGACGCGCCCACGGTGGACGCGCGGGCCGCCTCGCGGGAGACGCGGACGGACGTGAAGCTGGGCGGGGCCGCCGCCGCGCCCACGGACCCGCGAGGGGCGCCGAGGCCCTCCGGGTTGATGAGCCGGTTCGACCTGCCCGCGTCGGTGGACGACGACGAGGACGCGCCCACGCTGGATGCCCGCGCGGGCGCGCGCGCGGAGGTGCGCGGGGGGCACGAGGTGGAGGAGGACGCGCCCACCATCGCCATGATGGAGACGGCCAGCCGGCCCGCGCGCGTGGTGCTGCCGCTGCGGGACGGAGAGCCGCTCGAGGAGGACGCGCCCACGCTGTCGCTGGGGATGTCGCGTCCGGCCAGGCGCGCCGGGGCCCCCGCGGCTTCGGGGGGCTCGGCGTGGCTGTTCGTGGGCCTGGGCCTGCTGCTGGCCGTGGCCGTGGGCGTGGTGTTCTGGTCCATGCGGTCGTCCGAGCCCGAGGTCGTGCCGGTCGCGGCGGAGCCGGAAGCGCGCGCGCCGGTGCCGGAGCCGCGGCCGGCCCTGACGGAGTTGCAGCCGCCGCCCGTGGTGCCCCAGCCTCCCGTGGAGGCCGCGCCCGCGCCGGTGCGGCTGCGCATCGAGACGCAGCCCGAGGACGCGGTGGTGCTGGTGGACGGCGCGCGTCAGGCGGCGCGGCCGGTGGTGCTCGAGGCGGCGGTGGGCCAGCAGGTCGCCGTGCGCGTGGAGGCCGAGCGGCACCAGGCGCTGGAGCGGACGGTGACGGTGGGAGCGGGCGCGGAGCAGGTGGCGCGCTTCACCCTGGAGCCGGAGCCCCGGCCCACGGCTGCCGTGGCGGCGGTGGTCCGCGAGCGCCCCACGCGTCCCGAGCCCCGGACCGAGAGCCGTACGGCCCGGGTGCGCTTCGTGGTTCACCCGTGGGCGGAGGTGACGTGCGGTGGCAAGCGGCTGGGCGAGACGCCCTTCGAGGCCGTGGACCTCCGCGTCGGCAGCTACGACTGCCGGTTCGTCAACGCCGACCTCAAGAAGACGCTCAGTAAACGTATCGAGGTGAAGCCCATCGACCTCAACGTGGTGAGCGTGAAGTTCGAATAGCCATGCCTTGGATGCTCTCGTGACGCTCGAAGCCGGCACTCACATCGGCAAGTACATCGTCCGCCGCAAGCTCGCCGAGGGCGGCATGGCGGAAATCTACTTGTGCACGGCGCGCGGCGCGGAGGGCTTCGAAAAGGAAGTCGTCATCAAGCGGGTGCGCGCCTTCCTCGCCAGCGACCCGGAGTTCGTGGGGATGTTCATCGCCGAGGCGCGGCTGGCCTCGCGGCTGAACCACGCGAACGTGGTGCAGATCTTCGACTTCGACAAGCACGAGGACACGTACTACCTGGCCATGGAGTACGTGCGCGGCTGCTCGCTGTGGGAGCTGCGCAAGCGCGGCAAGGAGCTGATGGAGCCGGTGCCGCCGATGCTGGTGGCGCACATTGGCGCGGAGGTCGCCCGCGGCCTGCATTACGCCCACCGCGTGCGGGTGAATGGCCAGCCGCTGGACCTGGTGCACCGGGACGTCACGCCGCACAACGTGCTGCTGTCCTTCGACGGCGCGGTGAAGCTGACGGACTTCGGCATCGCCAAGGCGGGCAACAAGCTGACGCAGCCGGGCGTGCTGAAGGGCAAGTTCGCGTACATGTCGCCCGAGCAGGCCCGGGGCGAGGCCGTGGACGCGCGCACGGACATCTTCGCGCTGGGCGTGGTGCTGTGGGAGATGCTCACGGGCGGCCGCCTGTTCGACGGGGACTCCGAGGTGGCGGTGCTCCGCGCGGTGCAGCAGAGCGCCATTCCGCCCCCGGCCCGGCTGAACCCCGACGTGCCGGCGGACCTGGACGCCGCCGTGGTGCGCGCCCTGGAGCGTGACCCCGCGCTCCGCTTCCAGACGGCCGCCGAGCTCGAGCGCGCCCTGGCCCAGTGCGTGCTGACGCATGCGCGCTCCGTGGACGACACGGACCTGAGCGCCTTCATGCGCCGCCTGTTTCCGACGAGCCTCACCCAGGCGATTCCGACGGTGCAGGAGCGCACGCACGTCGTGGAGGGCGAGCCGGCCCCCGGGGCGGGGCCAGGCCCCGTGCCGCGCGAGCCCACCGCGGTGATGGCGCCTCACGGGCGCAGTGGCCTGGCGTTGCCGACGTCTCCGGATGAGGACGTCAACGCGCCCACCTTCGTGCTGCCTCGCAGGGGCGAGGAGGCCGCGCTGGACGCGGCGCCGCTGCCGCCCATGGCCACGCCGATGATGCCGCTGCCCGCGGTGGCGTCGTCGCCGGTGCCGCGCGGTGTGGCCTCGGATGGGGGCTCCCCGGCGCAGGTTCCGGGAGCGTCCAGCGAGGAAGGGTCCGCGGCCCCCGGCCGGCAGCAGCGCGCCGAGGGCGTGGCTCCGGCGGCGCCCTCGGATGAGCGGTCCTCGGCGCGGGGCCCGCAGGGGCACTCGGCTGGAGCGGGCGCGGGCGCGCCGGGTGACGAGCGGTCCTCGGCGCCGGGCGGGCAGGGGCGTTCGGAGGGGATGCCCTCGGGCGCGCCCCTCGACGGGACGTCCTCGGGGTCGGGAATGCGCTCCGTGCCCGGCGAGGCCGCGCGTTCAGGCAGGACGCCGAGCCGGGGCGCTGGCGTTCCGTCGGTGGCCGGGGACGCGCGTACGCCCAGCCGGCCCGAAGGGCTCGCCGCCGTCGCGCCTTCGCCCGGCGCCAGCGGGAGCCTGGGGCTGGCCAGCGCGTGGGATGACGAGGACGACGACGAAGGCACCGCGTCGACCACGGAGCCCGAGGCGCTTCCCGCGGGCGGACCCAGTTGGCCTGGAAACGCCCAGGTGGCCGCCCCCCGTGCGTCCGGTCCGGTGGCCTCCGTGGGCGTCCCGCCCTCGCGCAAGCCGTGGGCGCTGGGGCTCTCCGTCGCGCTGGGGCTCACCGTCATCGGAGGCGGTGTCGCCTTGATGCGTGGCCGTGACGCGACGCCGCCTCCCGTCGCGCAGGCCGGGCAGGCCGCGCCCGAGGTGCCCGAGGTGCCCGCGCCCGTCGTCGCCGAGGCGCCGGCGCCCGTGGCTTCCAGTGGCGTGGAGGCAGCGCGGGACGCTGGGGTGGAGCCCGCGGAGGCCCCCCAGGACGCCGAAGCCGAGGTCGACGGCGTGTTGCGCGAGGAAGTGCTCGCCGCCGCGACCAGCCCGTCGTCCGCGGCCAAGGCCCCGGAGCCGGAGGACACGCGCGCCGCCCCGTCGAACGGCACGCTCCAGGTCCAGGCCGCGCCCTATGCCACCGTGTTCATCAACGGCAAGCGCATGGGCGAGGTGACGGGGCGGGCGACGTACCGGTTGCCCGCGGGCGCCCACAAGCTCGTCTTCCAGCACCCGTCCGGCGAGCGCCGCTACGACGTCACCGTCACCGCGGGCGGCACCGTGAGCCGCGAGTTCCGCGCCCCCAGGGCCCGCTGACCCTTCCGGTGTCCCGGCGCGGCCTCACTCCGCCGCGCCCGGGGCCCCTGGGAGGTCCGAAGTCACCCGCTGCCTCCGTGCTCGCGCGCTTCCGCGCGCTTGAGCGCCCCCAACGTCCAGTCCTGAACGCCGCGGCTTCGCGCTGAGCGAGGTCCGCTCCGGGCCACGACGCCTACCTCGTCCCACCTCCCGCTCCGCCTGTTCGAAGGCGGGCGATTCGTCCACC
Proteins encoded in this window:
- a CDS encoding protein kinase domain-containing protein — protein: MSIETYGRYQLLKRLATGGMAQIYLARPQGAEPDKRVVVKRILPHLAENDDFVKMFLDEARIAARLNHPNVVQIFDLGAQDDSFFIAMEYIHGDDLRQLWKHSELMGQPLPVPLVCRILIEACAGLDYAHKRTDPTTGRPLGIVHRDVSPQNILVTFEGGVKVVDFGIAKAADQATVTRSGVLKGKYSYMSPEQAAGMRVDCRADIFALGIVLYELLTGTRLFKRPNDIQTLTAVSECRVVPPSQVTPRVPADLDAIVLKALAKDLSERYQEAAQLQHALEEWLARHHAPATSAHLSAFVKEVFAERLAEEARAGDVLGEDLDSGGSRPESPPRRTGLRPALPPRPPPLSPEDDATAALRPRPPSRTGRFELEPEKPAPRPTGRFEPEPEPRPAPRLTGRSEPEPEPRPAPRLTGQRRAVEPERPSRSGMGALPPLPPPVEEDAPTVDARAASRETRTDVKLGGAAAAPTDPRGAPRPSGLMSRFDLPASVDDDEDAPTLDARAGARAEVRGGHEVEEDAPTIAMMETASRPARVVLPLRDGEPLEEDAPTLSLGMSRPARRAGAPAASGGSAWLFVGLGLLLAVAVGVVFWSMRSSEPEVVPVAAEPEARAPVPEPRPALTELQPPPVVPQPPVEAAPAPVRLRIETQPEDAVVLVDGARQAARPVVLEAAVGQQVAVRVEAERHQALERTVTVGAGAEQVARFTLEPEPRPTAAVAAVVRERPTRPEPRTESRTARVRFVVHPWAEVTCGGKRLGETPFEAVDLRVGSYDCRFVNADLKKTLSKRIEVKPIDLNVVSVKFE
- a CDS encoding serine/threonine-protein kinase, with product MTLEAGTHIGKYIVRRKLAEGGMAEIYLCTARGAEGFEKEVVIKRVRAFLASDPEFVGMFIAEARLASRLNHANVVQIFDFDKHEDTYYLAMEYVRGCSLWELRKRGKELMEPVPPMLVAHIGAEVARGLHYAHRVRVNGQPLDLVHRDVTPHNVLLSFDGAVKLTDFGIAKAGNKLTQPGVLKGKFAYMSPEQARGEAVDARTDIFALGVVLWEMLTGGRLFDGDSEVAVLRAVQQSAIPPPARLNPDVPADLDAAVVRALERDPALRFQTAAELERALAQCVLTHARSVDDTDLSAFMRRLFPTSLTQAIPTVQERTHVVEGEPAPGAGPGPVPREPTAVMAPHGRSGLALPTSPDEDVNAPTFVLPRRGEEAALDAAPLPPMATPMMPLPAVASSPVPRGVASDGGSPAQVPGASSEEGSAAPGRQQRAEGVAPAAPSDERSSARGPQGHSAGAGAGAPGDERSSAPGGQGRSEGMPSGAPLDGTSSGSGMRSVPGEAARSGRTPSRGAGVPSVAGDARTPSRPEGLAAVAPSPGASGSLGLASAWDDEDDDEGTASTTEPEALPAGGPSWPGNAQVAAPRASGPVASVGVPPSRKPWALGLSVALGLTVIGGGVALMRGRDATPPPVAQAGQAAPEVPEVPAPVVAEAPAPVASSGVEAARDAGVEPAEAPQDAEAEVDGVLREEVLAAATSPSSAAKAPEPEDTRAAPSNGTLQVQAAPYATVFINGKRMGEVTGRATYRLPAGAHKLVFQHPSGERRYDVTVTAGGTVSREFRAPRAR